The proteins below come from a single Argentina anserina chromosome 1, drPotAnse1.1, whole genome shotgun sequence genomic window:
- the LOC126784711 gene encoding uncharacterized protein LOC126784711 isoform X1: MSSRPMEVDDLAWSRGFPSSISTVNGCTGPLSILMLSVKNHTQVLINCRNNRKLFGRVRAFDRHCNMVLENVKEMWTEVPRAGKGKTKAQAVNKDRFISKMFLRGDSVVIVLRNPK, encoded by the exons ATGTCCAGCCGACCAATGGAAGTAGAT GATTTAGCTTGGTCTCGGGGGTTTCCCAGTTCCATAAGTACTGTAAATG GGTGTACAGGACCACTCTCGATTCTCATGTTGAGTGTCAAGAATCATACTCAG GTCCTCATCAATTGCCGCAACAACAGAAAGCTTTTTGGCAGAGTGAGAGCATTTGATCGGCACTGCAACATGGTTCTGGAAAATGTCAAGGAGATGTGGACTGAG GTTCCAAGGGCTGGGAAAGGCAAGACGAAGGCCCAAGCGGTGAACAAGGACAGATTCATCAGCAAGATGTTTCTCCGCGGAGATTCTGTAGTCATTGTTCTGAGGAATCCCAAGTGA
- the LOC126784711 gene encoding uncharacterized protein LOC126784711 isoform X3 has translation MSSRPMEVDDLAWSRGFPSSISTVNGCTGPLSILMLSVKNHTQVLINCRNNRKLFGRVRAFDRHCNMVLENVKEMWTEYISFIGRFQGLGKARRRPKR, from the exons ATGTCCAGCCGACCAATGGAAGTAGAT GATTTAGCTTGGTCTCGGGGGTTTCCCAGTTCCATAAGTACTGTAAATG GGTGTACAGGACCACTCTCGATTCTCATGTTGAGTGTCAAGAATCATACTCAG GTCCTCATCAATTGCCGCAACAACAGAAAGCTTTTTGGCAGAGTGAGAGCATTTGATCGGCACTGCAACATGGTTCTGGAAAATGTCAAGGAGATGTGGACTGAG TACATATCTTTCATCGGCAGGTTCCAAGGGCTGGGAAAGGCAAGACGAAGGCCCAAGCGGTGA
- the LOC126784711 gene encoding uncharacterized protein LOC126784711 isoform X2: MASNKSRHSFILLGCTGPLSILMLSVKNHTQVLINCRNNRKLFGRVRAFDRHCNMVLENVKEMWTEVPRAGKGKTKAQAVNKDRFISKMFLRGDSVVIVLRNPK; the protein is encoded by the exons ATGGCCTCGAACAAGTCGCGACATTCATTCATCCTGCTAG GGTGTACAGGACCACTCTCGATTCTCATGTTGAGTGTCAAGAATCATACTCAG GTCCTCATCAATTGCCGCAACAACAGAAAGCTTTTTGGCAGAGTGAGAGCATTTGATCGGCACTGCAACATGGTTCTGGAAAATGTCAAGGAGATGTGGACTGAG GTTCCAAGGGCTGGGAAAGGCAAGACGAAGGCCCAAGCGGTGAACAAGGACAGATTCATCAGCAAGATGTTTCTCCGCGGAGATTCTGTAGTCATTGTTCTGAGGAATCCCAAGTGA
- the LOC126784704 gene encoding probable NAD(P)H dehydrogenase (quinone) FQR1-like 2, translating to MGKGGGCVPSKKKVPSADDATRVSRDAPISAEGNSAAASNPIADSSQNDAVSAAVKLRIFIVFYSMYGHVEELARRIKKGVDGVEGVEGVLYRVPETLTAEVLEAMKAPPKDDGIPEISAAEMTAADGVLFGFPTRYGCMAAQMKAFFDSTGGLWKEQSLAGKPAGFFVSTGTQGGGQETTAWTAITQLAHHGMLFVPIGYTFGAGMFKMDSVRGGSPYGAGVYAGDGSRRPSETELGLAEHQGKYMAAVVKKLA from the exons ATGGGGAAAGGCGGTGGCTGCGTCCCTAGCAAGAAGAAGGTCCCGTCCGCCGACGACGCCACGCGCGTCTCACGCGACGCTCCGATTTCCGCGGAGGGCAATTCCGCCGCCGCCTCCAATCCCATTGCGGACTCCAGTCAAAACGACGCCGTCTCGGCGGCGGTGAAGCTGAGGATATTCATCGTGTTCTACTCGATGTACGGACACGTGGAGGAGCTGGCGCGGAGGATCAAGAAGGGGGTGGACGGCGTGGAGGGGGTGGAGGGGGTGCTTTACAGGGTGCCGGAGACGCTGACGGCGGAGGTGCTGGAGGCGATGAAGGCGCCGCCGAAGGATGACGGAATTCCTGAGATTTCTGCGGCGGAGATGACGGCGGCGGACGGGGTGTTGTTCGGGTTTCCGACGAGGTACGGGTGCATGGCGGCGCAGATGAAGGCGTTTTTCGACTCGACCGGAGGGTTGTGGAAGGAGCAGAGCCTCGCCGGAAAGCCTGCCGGGTTTTTTGTCAGTACGGGGACTCAGGGCGGTGGCCAAGAAACCACAGC TTGGACGGCAATCACCCAGTTAGCACACCATGGAATGCTATTTGTTCCCATTGGGTATACTTTTGGAGCTGGCATGTTTAAGATGGACTCAGTAAGAGGGGGTTCTCCATATGGTGCTGGTGTTTATGCAGGCGATGGCTCAAGACGGCCAAGTGAAACAGAGTTGGGGCTTGCAGAGCATCAAGGGAAGTATATGGCAGCAGTAGTCAAGAAGCTTGCCTAA